From the genome of Longispora fulva:
GGTGTGCACGGTGTTCTTCGACGTGGCCTACGGCAGCTACCTGCCGGCCCTCGTCTCCGACGACCAGGTGGTCGCCGGCAACGTGGCGCTGGAGGTGACCCGTAACGTCGCCGGGATCGGCGGGCCGGGCCTCGGCGGTCTGGTGGTCGCGACGGTGACCGCGCCGTTCGCGGTGGCGGTGGACGCGGTTTCGTACCTGGCGTCGGCGGCGTTCCTGAGCCGGATCCGCCGGGCGGACGTCCGCCCCGATCCGTTGGCCGGGGCCCGGCTGTGGCTGGAGATCCGGGCCGGGCTGCGGTTCGTGTTCGGCCACCCGCTGCTGCGCGTCATCACGGTCACCGGCGCGATCTCCAACCTGGCCGGGGTGCTCGGTTCGTCGATGCTGCTGGTGCTGCTGGCCGGACAACTGCGGCTGTCACCGGGACTGTGCGGGCTGGTGTTCAGCGCCGAGGCGGTCGGTGGAGTGCTCGGCGCCCTGGTCGCCGAGCGATTCATGGCCCGGCTCGGCCAGGGCCGCGCGATGTGGGTGTCCATGCTGGTCAGCAGTGTGTTGTGGCTGGCGGCGGTGCCACTGTTCCAGGCCGACGCCCGGCTGGCCGGGGCGCTGCTGCTGCACTGCCTGGGCTGGGTGGTGTTCATGACCTTCAAGATCAGTGCGGTGGGGTTCCGGCAGCGGGTGTGCCCGCCGGAGCTGCTCGGCCGGATGACCGCCACGGTGCGGTTCGTGATGTGGGGCGCGATGCCCGTCGGAGCGTTGCTCGGCGGGCTGCTCGGCCAGACCTTCGGCGCCCGGCCCGCGATGTGGGCAGGGGCGGTGCTCGAACTGCTCGCGGTGCTGCCGGTGCTGCTGTCCCCAGTTCGGGGCATGCGCGACCTGCCGTCGACACCCGGTCCCCAGCCGGCGGCCCCGGTTGCGGCGGATGCGGTCGGGCCGGACGTGCCGGTCGGATCTCCTCGATGATCCGACCGACCAGTGCGGGGCGTCGCCGACCACGAATCCCACCGTGTCCTCAGCCCGCCGGGGCCGCCCGGCGGGCGTGCAGCAGGGTGGCGTCCAAGGGCAGTCCAGAGGCCGTGCAGGGACTCCGGCGGCAGCCAGCTGTGGACCTGGTACGCCCAGACGAACAACAACGGCTGGAACTACGGAATGATCTGCAACGTGCGCTCGAGGATGTGCCTGTTCCTACGTGGCGAGTCCAGCAACGAGGGCTCCCCGCTCGAGCAGCGGCAGGGAGAGCCGTGGACCACTGCCCTGCAGTACCGGGTGGTCGAACCCCACAACCCCGACTGATGACGGAATGGCTGCATGTCGGGCGGCGATCAGCAGAATCGGTTCTCTTTTCCAGAGGAGCGGTCAGTCCGCCGGAGTGGCGGCATATCTG
Proteins encoded in this window:
- a CDS encoding MFS transporter, with the translated sequence MTAPRASLFRHPDFRRLWAADAVSQTGTAVTLVALPLVAIGTLHAGPAQVGWLVTFEYLAFLLIGLPAGAWVDRARPRRVMLAGDLGRAAMLGSVPVAGALGVLTLPQLYLVAFGLSVCTVFFDVAYGSYLPALVSDDQVVAGNVALEVTRNVAGIGGPGLGGLVVATVTAPFAVAVDAVSYLASAAFLSRIRRADVRPDPLAGARLWLEIRAGLRFVFGHPLLRVITVTGAISNLAGVLGSSMLLVLLAGQLRLSPGLCGLVFSAEAVGGVLGALVAERFMARLGQGRAMWVSMLVSSVLWLAAVPLFQADARLAGALLLHCLGWVVFMTFKISAVGFRQRVCPPELLGRMTATVRFVMWGAMPVGALLGGLLGQTFGARPAMWAGAVLELLAVLPVLLSPVRGMRDLPSTPGPQPAAPVAADAVGPDVPVGSPR